In Larimichthys crocea isolate SSNF chromosome VI, L_crocea_2.0, whole genome shotgun sequence, one genomic interval encodes:
- the LOC113745815 gene encoding uncharacterized protein LOC113745815, translating into MTCLVRTVVLMAMAAKCGQPLPLKNPATTPSPGISVCVSLLIKDEPKETNLRIFNVSSSRSFLILEYNAPGRYNLHIGGRNTWGSGYIYTNLLFKPHISCLSNVRMDNWTRLCLTVDTVKNVAQVSSGSKISFSRILPNRYVWSGEPVKDLPGFDGQGTNVQIWDYSIGYIETYNYMTGVYGFSPRGNVPMEDVDKQQEVHPTRSAWKRSNPIREKAAKECSDFKRKLYI; encoded by the exons ATGACCTGCTTGGTAAGGACCGTGGTGTTAATGGCGATGGCCGCCAAGTGTGGACAGCCTTTGCCTTTAAAGAATCCTGCAACGACACCATCACCGG GAATATccgtgtgtgtgagtttactCATCAAAGATGAACCCAAAGAGACCAACCTAAGAATCTTCAATGTGAGTTCATCCAGAAGCTTTCTGATACTGGAATACAATGCCCCTGGTCGTTATAATCTGCATATTGGTGGACGAAATACCTGGGGATCTGGCTATATCTACACCAACCTGCTCTTTAAACCTCACATAAGTTGCTTGTCTAATGTTCGAATGGACAACTGGACCAGACTCTGTCTCACCGTGGACACTGTGAAGAATGTGGCCCAGGTGTCTAGCGGCTCGAAAATTAGCTTCAGCAGGATTCTGCCTAATCGG tatgtgTGGTCAGGTGAGCCTGTGAAAGATTTGCCAGGTTTTGATGGTCAGGGGACCAACGTCCAGATATGGGACTATTCTATCGGCTACATAGAAACGTACAACTACATGACTGGCGTCtatgg TTTCTCTCCCAGAGGAAACGTTCCAATGGAGGACGTCGATAAGCAGCAGGAAGTACATCCAACCCGCAGCGCTTGGAAAAGAAGCAATCCAATAAGAGAGAAGGCGGCCAAAGAGTGTTCTGACTTTAAGAGAAAgctttatatataa